In Alistipes ihumii AP11, a genomic segment contains:
- a CDS encoding beta-ketoacyl-ACP synthase III, with protein MAKKKTAAITGVGAYLPDYILDNIELSHMVDTSDEWIMSRIGIKTRHILKGEGLGTSYMTERAVKDLLEKTNTDPLDIEMVVCATVTPDMFFPSTANLTCYKTGMKNAFGFDLSAACSGFLFALNTAAKYIETGTFKKVVVIGADKMSSIINYNDRNTCPIFGDGAAAVLLEPSEEGYGVLDAVLHSDGGGGQHLYMKAGGSAYPATHETVENNWHYVYQEGQAVFKAAVSNMADTSVEVMERNKLTPDDITYLVPHQANLRIIDATAHRMGLPREKCMINIDKFGNTTAATIPLCLWDYESRLKKGDNLILAAFGGGYTWGAEYVKWAYDGGDFSK; from the coding sequence ATGGCAAAGAAGAAAACCGCAGCAATCACGGGCGTCGGCGCGTATCTGCCCGACTATATCCTGGACAACATCGAGTTGAGCCATATGGTGGACACGTCCGACGAATGGATCATGTCCCGTATCGGAATCAAGACCCGCCATATCCTCAAAGGCGAGGGTCTGGGGACCTCCTACATGACGGAACGGGCCGTCAAGGACCTGCTCGAAAAGACGAATACCGATCCGCTCGACATCGAGATGGTCGTCTGCGCGACGGTCACGCCGGACATGTTCTTCCCGTCGACGGCCAACCTGACCTGCTACAAAACAGGGATGAAAAACGCGTTCGGATTCGATCTGTCGGCCGCTTGCAGCGGTTTCTTGTTTGCGCTCAACACGGCTGCGAAATATATCGAGACCGGAACCTTCAAGAAAGTCGTCGTCATCGGAGCCGATAAGATGTCGTCGATCATCAACTACAACGACCGCAATACATGCCCGATCTTCGGCGACGGAGCGGCCGCCGTGCTGCTGGAACCCTCGGAAGAAGGATACGGCGTGCTGGATGCCGTGCTGCACTCGGACGGCGGCGGCGGCCAACACCTGTACATGAAGGCAGGCGGCTCGGCCTACCCCGCCACGCACGAAACGGTCGAGAACAACTGGCACTATGTTTATCAGGAAGGTCAGGCCGTGTTCAAGGCCGCCGTATCGAACATGGCCGACACCTCGGTCGAAGTCATGGAGCGCAACAAGCTGACGCCCGACGACATCACCTACCTGGTCCCGCATCAGGCCAATCTGCGGATCATCGACGCGACCGCCCATCGTATGGGCCTGCCGCGCGAAAAGTGCATGATCAACATCGACAAGTTCGGTAACACGACGGCTGCCACGATTCCGCTCTGCCTGTGGGATTACGAGTCCCGGCTGAAAAAGGGCGATAACCTGATTCTGGCAGCTTTCGGCGGCGGCTACACATGGGGAGCCGAATACGTCAAGTGGGCGTACGACGGCGGCGATTTCTCGAAATAG
- the plsX gene encoding phosphate acyltransferase PlsX, producing the protein MGGDYAPQAVVSGAVLAAGLIAPQSKIVLFGDRPSIEELLAKENFRADAFDIVHTTQVIEMGDNPALTFRQKPDSSIAVGFRHLTEGRIDGFASAGSTGAMMVGCMYTVKQIEGIIRPAISSVIPTIDGGSVMLLDVGLNVDCKPEVLYQYAVIGNLYAQGVLGKKEPRIALLNIGEEKEKGNLQTKAAYELMDGSADFRFVGNIEAKHIFSGRIADVVVCDGFVGNTIIKQVEGVYNMALEQGLRNTYFNQLNYETVGGTPVLGINAPVLIGHGCSSAEAIKNMVLQTEKTIHAQLDTKLRERFS; encoded by the coding sequence ATGGGCGGAGACTACGCTCCGCAGGCGGTGGTATCGGGCGCCGTACTGGCCGCAGGACTGATCGCTCCGCAGAGCAAGATCGTCCTGTTCGGCGACAGGCCCTCGATCGAGGAACTCCTCGCCAAGGAGAATTTCCGCGCCGACGCATTCGACATCGTGCATACCACCCAAGTGATCGAGATGGGCGACAATCCGGCCCTGACCTTTCGCCAGAAGCCCGATTCGAGCATTGCCGTCGGATTCCGCCACCTGACGGAAGGACGGATCGACGGATTCGCCAGCGCCGGGAGCACGGGAGCGATGATGGTAGGCTGCATGTACACGGTCAAGCAAATCGAAGGCATCATCCGGCCGGCCATATCGTCGGTCATTCCGACGATCGACGGCGGCAGCGTGATGCTGCTCGACGTGGGGCTGAACGTGGACTGCAAACCGGAGGTGCTGTATCAGTACGCCGTCATCGGTAACCTGTACGCCCAAGGCGTTCTGGGCAAGAAGGAGCCCCGTATCGCATTGCTCAACATCGGCGAGGAAAAGGAGAAAGGCAACCTGCAGACCAAAGCCGCCTACGAACTGATGGACGGCAGCGCCGACTTCCGCTTCGTCGGCAACATCGAAGCCAAGCACATTTTCTCGGGCCGCATCGCCGACGTCGTGGTATGCGACGGATTCGTGGGCAACACGATCATCAAGCAGGTAGAGGGCGTCTACAACATGGCGCTCGAGCAAGGGCTTCGCAATACCTACTTCAACCAGCTCAACTACGAAACGGTCGGCGGAACCCCGGTACTGGGAATCAATGCCCCCGTTTTGATCGGGCACGGCTGCTCGAGCGCCGAAGCCATCAAGAATATGGTGCTTCAGACCGAGAAAACCATCCATGCCCAGTTGGACACCAAACTCAGAGAAAGATTCAGTTAA
- the rpmF gene encoding 50S ribosomal protein L32 produces MAHPKHKVSSTRRDKRRTHYKAEVPTVSTCSNCGAAVLYHRVCPECGFYRGRLAIEKKAE; encoded by the coding sequence ATGGCACATCCCAAGCATAAGGTCTCCAGCACGAGACGAGACAAGAGAAGGACGCACTACAAGGCCGAGGTTCCGACCGTTTCGACGTGCTCGAACTGCGGCGCAGCCGTGCTTTACCACAGAGTATGCCCCGAATGCGGCTTCTACAGAGGCCGTCTTGCGATCGAGAAGAAAGCGGAGTAG
- a CDS encoding YceD family protein: MDVLKKYSIAFKGLGEGTHRFDMKVDDRFFEAFEGSEIRRGNADVRLTLDKRGNGMALDFDIRGEVAVECDRCLEEFMMPVRYEGTLHVRYSDCEQESDGEVMWISPSETELNVAQYIYESICLSLPYQRVHPDDSEGRSTCDPDMLSRFRIVSEEEFDRLCPGTETDGSSPWEKLKEIKPSK, encoded by the coding sequence ATGGATGTTTTGAAGAAATACTCCATCGCTTTCAAAGGTCTCGGAGAAGGCACGCACCGGTTCGACATGAAAGTCGACGATCGCTTTTTCGAAGCGTTCGAAGGCTCGGAAATCCGCCGGGGAAACGCCGACGTGAGGCTGACGCTCGACAAAAGGGGCAACGGCATGGCGCTGGACTTCGACATCCGCGGCGAGGTGGCCGTCGAGTGCGACCGCTGTCTGGAAGAGTTCATGATGCCGGTCCGCTACGAGGGAACGTTGCACGTACGATACAGCGACTGCGAGCAGGAAAGCGACGGAGAGGTGATGTGGATCAGCCCGTCGGAAACCGAGCTGAACGTGGCGCAGTACATCTACGAGAGCATCTGCCTGAGCCTGCCCTACCAGCGGGTTCATCCCGACGACAGCGAGGGACGCAGCACCTGCGATCCCGACATGCTGTCGCGCTTCCGGATCGTCAGCGAGGAAGAGTTCGACCGCCTGTGTCCGGGGACCGAAACGGACGGAAGTTCTCCGTGGGAAAAACTCAAGGAAATCAAGCCCTCGAAATAG
- a CDS encoding chorismate synthase: MNSFGRLFRVSIFGESHGPLVGVTLDGVPAGIALDEKSFEKDLNRRKSGKRGTTPRKESDLPEIATGLFRGRTTGAPLTVLFRNENTLSGDYANLVAHPRPSHSDWVAARKFGGFNDYRGGGHFSGRLTLGLVAAGVVAKKILGRKVRIESRIVEIDDCNNPDDFPKIVEEALRAQDSVGGIVECTATGVPPALGEPFFDSVESTMSHLLFSIPAVKGVEFGAGFAAARMRGSEHNDPIISPDGTTATNNAGGIVGGLTNGNPVVVRVAIKPTASISSPQITLNTESGKPEELRIKGRHDACIALRAPVVVEAAAAVALCDLTLIARSLRP; this comes from the coding sequence ATGAACAGCTTCGGAAGACTATTCAGGGTCTCTATCTTCGGCGAGTCGCACGGGCCGCTGGTCGGCGTTACGCTCGACGGCGTACCGGCCGGCATCGCGCTCGACGAGAAATCGTTCGAAAAGGACCTGAACCGCCGCAAAAGCGGCAAGCGGGGTACGACGCCCCGCAAGGAAAGCGACCTTCCGGAAATCGCTACCGGCCTGTTCCGAGGCCGGACGACCGGAGCGCCGCTGACCGTTCTGTTCCGCAACGAGAACACCCTCTCGGGCGACTATGCCAACCTCGTCGCCCATCCCCGCCCCTCGCACTCCGACTGGGTCGCCGCCCGCAAGTTCGGCGGCTTCAACGACTACCGGGGCGGCGGACACTTCTCGGGACGGCTGACGCTCGGGCTGGTAGCGGCCGGCGTCGTAGCCAAGAAGATTCTCGGTCGCAAGGTCAGGATCGAAAGCCGGATCGTCGAGATCGACGATTGTAACAATCCGGACGACTTCCCGAAAATCGTCGAGGAGGCGTTGCGGGCTCAGGACTCGGTCGGAGGCATCGTCGAATGCACCGCGACCGGCGTACCGCCCGCGCTGGGCGAGCCGTTCTTCGATTCGGTCGAAAGCACGATGAGCCACCTGCTTTTCTCGATTCCGGCGGTCAAGGGCGTAGAGTTCGGCGCAGGATTCGCCGCCGCCCGGATGCGGGGCAGCGAGCACAACGACCCGATCATCAGCCCGGACGGCACGACCGCGACGAACAATGCCGGAGGAATCGTGGGCGGGCTTACGAACGGCAACCCGGTCGTCGTCCGCGTGGCGATCAAGCCGACGGCCAGCATCTCGTCGCCGCAGATCACGCTCAACACCGAGTCGGGCAAGCCCGAAGAGCTGCGGATCAAGGGGAGGCACGACGCCTGCATCGCGCTCCGCGCTCCGGTCGTCGTCGAAGCGGCGGCAGCCGTCGCGCTGTGCGACCTGACGCTCATCGCGCGCTCGCTTCGGCCGTAG
- the aroA gene encoding 3-phosphoshikimate 1-carboxyvinyltransferase has translation MDKTIRRSRAEGSVTAPSSKSYAQRAVAAALLCEGTSTLTNMILCDDTRAALQVAADLGAEVEAGTDGTTYTVRGGLRPHAQAIHIGESGLAARLFTPIAALCGERITITGRGSILRRPLAMMEKPLRTLGAKVTSEGGYLPIRIEGPLHGGAVSVDGSLSSQFITGLLMALPLAERDTTLTVHNLKSRPYIDMTLSLLGTFGIDVKHNEYRQFFIEGRQRYAPARYNVEGDWSGASCLLVAGATTGEVTVRNLNPVSLQADMAIVDALTRAGAQITTTTDSVTVRRSPLHAFEFDATHCPDLFPALAALAASCQGTSTLRGTRRLAHKESDRARTIADVLESMGIGVDLSTPDVMRVTGGEIRGAEVSSHNDHRIAMAAAVAALRCGQGSVTIRGAEAVAKSYPEFWDDLSGLLRPDEHGHNEKTTI, from the coding sequence ATGGACAAGACGATCAGACGATCCCGGGCGGAAGGCAGCGTAACGGCTCCTTCGTCGAAAAGCTATGCCCAGCGGGCCGTTGCGGCCGCCCTGCTCTGCGAGGGGACGAGCACGCTGACCAATATGATCCTGTGCGACGACACCCGCGCCGCGCTGCAGGTGGCCGCCGATCTGGGCGCCGAGGTAGAGGCGGGAACAGACGGCACGACCTATACGGTCCGCGGCGGACTTCGTCCTCACGCGCAGGCGATTCATATCGGCGAGTCGGGACTGGCGGCCCGGCTTTTCACGCCGATCGCGGCGCTTTGCGGCGAGCGGATCACGATTACCGGCCGAGGCTCGATCCTGCGACGCCCGCTGGCGATGATGGAAAAACCGCTGCGCACGCTGGGAGCCAAGGTGACGAGCGAAGGCGGATACCTCCCGATCCGCATCGAAGGCCCTCTGCACGGAGGCGCCGTATCGGTGGACGGATCGCTCAGCTCGCAATTCATCACCGGGCTGCTGATGGCCCTGCCGCTGGCCGAACGCGATACGACGCTCACCGTACATAACCTCAAAAGCCGCCCGTACATCGACATGACGCTTTCGCTGCTCGGCACGTTCGGCATCGATGTCAAGCACAACGAATACCGGCAGTTCTTCATCGAAGGGCGCCAGCGGTACGCCCCGGCCCGATACAATGTCGAGGGCGACTGGAGCGGCGCCTCCTGCCTGCTGGTAGCCGGCGCGACGACCGGCGAGGTGACGGTGCGTAACCTGAATCCCGTCTCGCTACAGGCCGATATGGCCATCGTCGATGCGCTGACTCGCGCCGGAGCCCAGATCACGACGACGACCGACTCGGTCACGGTCCGCCGCAGCCCGTTGCACGCTTTCGAATTCGATGCCACGCACTGCCCCGACCTCTTCCCCGCGCTGGCGGCGCTCGCAGCCTCCTGCCAAGGCACCTCGACGCTGAGGGGAACCCGACGGCTCGCGCACAAGGAGAGCGACCGGGCACGCACGATCGCCGACGTGCTCGAAAGCATGGGCATCGGCGTCGACCTGTCCACGCCCGACGTCATGCGCGTCACCGGAGGCGAAATCCGCGGCGCGGAGGTCAGCAGCCACAACGACCACCGGATCGCGATGGCCGCCGCCGTAGCGGCCCTGCGATGCGGGCAGGGAAGCGTCACGATCCGCGGAGCGGAAGCCGTCGCCAAGTCGTACCCCGAATTCTGGGACGATCTGAGCGGGCTGCTCCGTCCGGACGAACACGGCCACAACGAAAAGACAACCATATGA
- the lptB gene encoding LPS export ABC transporter ATP-binding protein, with protein sequence MRLYTKDLVKRYKARTVVDHVSIEVNQGEIVGLLGPNGAGKTTTFYMIVGLIKPNEGQIFLEDQEITKEPVYKRAQKGVGYLAQEASVFRRLSVEDNIKAVLQMTDFPKDYQAERLENLIEEFRLTKVRKSLGIQLSGGERRRTEIARAVAINPKFILLDEPFAGVDPIAVEDIQSIVATLKNKNIGVIITDHNVHETLSITDRTYLLFEGRILKAGSAEDLANDEMVRKVYLGQDFKLR encoded by the coding sequence ATGAGATTATACACGAAAGACTTAGTCAAGCGATACAAAGCACGCACGGTCGTCGACCACGTTTCGATCGAGGTCAACCAAGGCGAGATCGTCGGGCTGCTCGGCCCCAACGGCGCCGGCAAGACGACGACGTTCTACATGATCGTCGGCCTGATCAAGCCCAACGAGGGTCAAATCTTCCTCGAGGATCAGGAGATCACCAAGGAACCGGTATACAAACGCGCCCAGAAAGGCGTGGGGTATCTGGCGCAGGAGGCTTCGGTATTCCGGCGGCTCTCGGTCGAAGACAACATCAAGGCCGTGCTGCAAATGACGGACTTTCCGAAAGACTATCAGGCCGAGCGGCTCGAAAACCTGATCGAGGAGTTCCGCCTGACCAAAGTCCGCAAGAGCCTCGGCATCCAGCTTTCGGGAGGCGAGCGCCGACGGACCGAAATCGCGCGCGCCGTAGCCATCAATCCGAAATTCATTCTGCTCGACGAGCCGTTCGCAGGCGTCGACCCGATCGCTGTGGAGGACATCCAGAGCATCGTGGCCACGCTCAAGAACAAGAACATCGGCGTGATTATCACCGACCATAACGTACACGAGACCCTTTCGATCACCGACCGCACCTACCTGCTGTTCGAGGGCCGCATCCTGAAAGCCGGCTCGGCCGAGGATCTGGCCAACGACGAAATGGTGCGCAAGGTCTATCTAGGACAGGACTTCAAACTGCGCTGA